The DNA window CACCCTTCTGTGATGTCTGTCCCTCGAAAGCGTAGAACACCCCACACAGTGCCCACTTTTGTTCTGCCAGTTTGGAGACCCTGACACACCCACCTTCTCACCTGGGCTCTGCGTATCCCCCAGCCTTGAGGGAAGATGAAGCCTAAACTGATGTACCAGGAGGTAGGTGGATTGAGGGGCTCAGCAGGGTGGAGCTGAgtgcagtgggggtgggggttcccAAGAGCCACCTGTCACCCCGGTTGTTGTCCCCATCCCCAGCTGAAGGTGCCTGCAGAGGAGCCCGCCAATGAGCTGCCTATGAATGAGATTGAGGCGTGGAAGGCTGCGGAAAAGGTAGGAGCCCTCTGCCACCCTCGCTCTGTCTCAGAGACAGGCTGGGCTGCCCCCTTGGGCTGGctgacctcctcctcctccccacagaAAGCCCGCTGGGTCCTGCTGGTCCTCATTCTGGCGGTTGTGGGCTTCGGAGCCCTGATGACTCAGCTGTTTCTATGGGAATACGGCGACTTGCATCTCTTTGGGCCCAACCAGCGCCCAGCCCCCTGCTATGACCCTTGCGAGTAAGTGGGGGGTGCCgcaggtggtgggggaggggcctgCCAGACCAGGGACACTTAAGCACACACTCAGCAGGGCCTGCACTCAGCCCTACCCAGCGCTTGCGACAAGTGAGGAGGttgcagcctcccaagtgctcgcccgccccctcctcctccacacaCATAGTTTCTATGGCAGCCACAGCGTCATCTTCTATCTGGCCCATGAACAGACACAGCATCTTCCACCCACAtctgtggacacacacacacatctaaatACACGACCTTCCTTCCACATCTctagacagacacacagaggatcATGAGTCCAGGCACGCATTCAAATacacacagttttaaaaaatgttttaaaaagaaaagaaaaactcaaatacagtttagctgggcttggtggctcacgcctgtaattgcacactttgcagggctgaggcgggaggattgcttgagcccaggagttccagaccagcctgggcaacgtagtgaggctccatctctactaaaagtaaaaaaacagccaggcatactgatgcacacctgtagtcccagctactcaagaggttgaggtgggaggatcgtttgagcccaggggttcgaggctgcagtgagccgagatcacgccactgcatttccagcctgggggacagggcaagactctgtctctgaaaaaaaaaaaaaaaaaatacagtctgtCCAACACACCCATGGACAGACAGCTGAGCACTCACCTCCCAGCCCTTGCTCTCCTGCACCGTATGGCTGATAGCATCCCCCAACCCCCAGAGCAGTGCTGGTGGAAAGCATTCCTGAGGGCCTGGACTTCCCCAATGCCTCCACGGGGAACCCTTCCACCAGCCAGGCCTGGCTGGGCCTGCTCGCCGGTGCGCACAGCAGCCTGGACATCGCCTCCTTCTACTGGACCCTCACCAACAATGACACCCACACGCAGGAGCCCTCTGCCCAGCAGGTACTTGCAACCTTGGCCCTGGccagcagcaggggcagggggtgggaggcagcGGGGGCTGTGGGGGATGAAGGGGTTTCTCctgcagcccaggagacagaggggcGTGTCTCACACAGCAGATTGGACACAGGTGTTTGCAAGCAGCTGTTGTCACATGGCTCTCTGGACTGGGGGCCTTTGTCACCGTCATCTGTAGGCCTCTGAATGTCAGGGTGCGGGTTTGGTTACAAGGGGTTATTAGGCTGGCATATGTCACTCACCCACAAGCTGCCCTGACCCCGtcacacaaagaaatggaagagtgGAGTAATTAACAGCCCAGCCTCAAGACAGGGGCCacctcccagctgtgtgaccccaggcaGGTCACCTCTTCTCTctggcttcagtttctttatctgtaaaattgggcCAATTTATAGCACCTGCTTCTTAGGGCTCTTCTGAGGATGAAATGGACTAATCCATGCAAattttagcacaatgcctggcacagggtCAAGCTTTGTGAGTCTGCTGTTACTGTATCCTGGTATGGTCTGCAGACAAACTTAAAGAACGTAAAAGCTTCACAATTTGAAAAGGAACAGCCTACATGGATAACCTCTTCCATTGAAAAACCATGAATttgttccttctgttttcttctccctACTGTTTCTCTTTGTGAGCAGCTGTCTTAAAACTTAACTAAAATTACAAGGCTCCTTAAGAActgcctgaaaaaaaataattatggccaggtgtggtgattcacacctgtaatcccagcactttgggaggcctagacaggaggatcactggagccgaagagttcgagactagcctgagcaacatagtgagaccccccccctcccccatctctactaaaaataaaaaaaaattagcagggtgttatggtgcatgcctgcagtctcagatactcaggagatGGAAggaagaggatggcttgagcccaggagttggaggctgcagtgagccatgatcatgccactacactccagcccaggcaacatagcaagaccctgtctcaaaaaaaagaaaaagtaatgataataattacaaaagtcaaaaaccaaagccaggcatagtggtacacacctgtggtcccagctacttgggaggctgaagcaggaggatgacttgagcctaggaattggaggctgcagtgagccatgatcatgccactgcactctagcctgggcaacatagtgaaactctgtctctaaaaaaattgtttttatgttaaaaaactGTATGAGCTCCCACTCCCTGCTGGCTCCCTCTGAAGTGGTTTAAAACACAGATGTAGGAAGCAGatggtctgggttcaaatcctgctccatagctggatgtggtggtgcactcctgaggtactggctacttgggagactgaggcaggaggaatgcttgagcccaagaattgaatatcagcctgggcaacatagcaagaccctgtctcaacaaacaaacaaaaacaaaaacaacgaaATCCCACTCCACTACTGAGTTCTCTGTGGGGATTATAATTAAACCGGCCGCACCGGGTTGTGAGAATTCAGTGAGTTCGCTGAGAAGGGgcctagaacagggcctggcacacagtaggttccAGGGCATCCTTGACTGTTGCTGTTGTTGGCATCATCATGCCTCACCCGATACCTTCCAGGACCCCCTGCCTGAGCCTCGCCCCCACCATCCTGGGAGATGCCTGGAGGCCCTGCCTTGATGCTGAATTTTGAGAAAGTGCCTGGAGGGGCAGGAGGGGTCAGGAGGCCTTGGAGGGGGATCACAGGGCAACTAATTATTAAAGCAGATAAAGATGTTTAAAACAGATAAGGaagtcttttaatattttaatctgtAAAGTCTTTAATCTATGCAGGCTAATGTAAAGCCTGTTTACTCCTAATCATGTCTCAAAATAACTCCACCTGGTATTACCTTGTGGGGTTGGAGAGCTGGCTGGTCCAGCCCCTCAGAAGCTCTCCCCTCCCCGCAGGGTGAGGAGGTCCTCCGGCAGCTGCAGACCCTGGCACCAAAGGGCGTGAACGTCCGCATCGCTGTGAGCAAGCCCAACGGGCCCCAGCCACAGGTGGACCTGCAGACCCTGCTGCAGAGCGGTGAGCTGGGGCCCAACTGGGGCTGGTCTGGGCCTGGGGGTACCCAGCCTGGCCCCTGATCACTGCCCTTGCTGGTCACAGGTGCCCAGGTCCGCATGGTGGACATGCAGAAGCTGACCCATGGCGTCCTGCATACCAAGTTCTGGGTGGTGGACCAGACCCACTTCTACCTGGGCAGTGCCAACATGGACTGGCGTTCACTGACCCAGGTCTGCCTGCACCCTGTCTACCTTCCTTCCAGGCCACTCCCTGCCCCACAGGGTACCCAGCCTCCGACTGCACCCTTCACTCAATCCAGAGTCGTCTCCACCCATTCTCTGCAATGGCTTCCTTCTTGCCTCCTACCAGGCCTCCCTAATCCaagccatgcacggtggctcacacctgtaatcccaacactttgggaggccaaggtgggaggattgcttgagcccaggagttggagaccagcctgggcaacatagtgagaccccatctctaccaaaaaaaaaaaaaaattagccaggtgtggtggcacacacctgtggtcccagctccttgggaggctgaggtgggaggatcacttgagtccaagagtttgaggctacagtgggttgtattcatgccactgcactccagcctgaacgacagagtgagatcctgttaaaaaacaaagaatcccCAAATGGAGCCCTCTACTGCCCTCCCCCTGCTCCTGGAAGCGTGGGGCTCCCTCTGATCCCCAGTTGCAGGTACCAGCCCCTCTACAGGGCATTCAAGGACCTGCGCACCCATTTGATCTTCATTGTACATCTCTGTGTGCCTGCTCTAAGTCCAGCCCTGTCCTGGGTAATGTTGGGAACATAGTGGTAACAGATGGACGTCATGGAACTCCCAGTCCAGTGCAGACTGGAGGGGTCAGGGCCGGGGTTGGGGAGACACAGGCAGAGGGTCAGGGCCAGGATGGAGGGACCAGAGGGCTGTGGAAGCTCAGAGACCCCAATCTGGGGTATTGGAGGGTTTCCCAAAGGAGGTATAACTAATCTGATCCCTGAAGGATAGGGAGGAATTAGCCCAAGATGGAACAGGAAACAGCTTGGGCAATGAGGTAAAGATAAGACAGGACAATAACTCGTGAATTCTTTTCCTCAACAGATAGTTCGCCTAACCTTTAATCTCAGCAATTATGCAGGGAGATGCCGCAGATATAGCTGTGACTGAGACATCCCTGGTGCCTGTCCTCCCAGCCCAATGGGAAGACCAATTTGTCACCAGAGAGAATGAGGAGGGAATCCCAAGGGACTATGGGAGCCCAGAGGAATGCCTGGCACAGGCTGGGTAGTCATGggaggcttcctgaaggaggcaACATGTCAGCCTAGACCTAAGAATGAGTAGAAGCTAGCTCAGTGGAGGGTAGAAGCAATAGCAGATGGCTAACGTTCAGGAAACCTGGAGCTTTGGAATAACTGATTTTCATCAAAACTTAAGTTGATAATAATTCTAGGACTTTAGCTATTGGAGTTGGGGTGGAGGGGGTACTGAGGGACAGGGGGATAGACAGACTGGGGAGTGTCCCTGTCATCTGTGAGCACCAGGCCGCTATCCCTGAGCTCAGCACTGCCCTACCTACAGGTCAAGGAGTTGGGCGTGGTCATGTACAACTGCAGCTGCCTGGCTCGAGACCTGACCAagatctttgaggcctactgGTTCCTGGGCCAGGCAGGCAGCTCCATCCCATCAACTTGGCCCCGGTTCTATGACACCCGCTACAACCAAGAGACACCAATGGAGATCTGCCTCAATGGAACCCCTGCTCTGGCCTACCTGGCGGTGAGTCTGGGGCAAGTGGGGCCTGTCATGTCCCAGCCCCATGCTGTCACTCACAGCCTCCCTCTGTCCCTGTTTGGTGATGATAGGGAGGGCGTATCCTGACCATCAGTTCTCACCCCAGCTCATTCTGCTTGGTCAGGGGCCTGGAGTGGTTCCCAACATCCCTCGGCCTCTATTTCAGTTAGAAAATGGGTATCGTTTCCAACCTGTTAGGGCTGCTGGGAGAGGTACCCTGGGTTCATGCGCACCAAACTTTTGGTGCTCTGTGTCATCCAGTATAGCCACAGGTGGCTCTTTCAGTTTAAGTTAATTAAATGCAATTAACAAttcaggccaggtggggtggcttatgcctgtaatcccaatactttgggaggttgaggtgacaggatcgcttgaggccaggagtttgagaccagcctggacaacatagcaagactccatctttaccaaaaaaaaaaaaaagaaaaaaaaaaactagctgggttgggtggtgcatgcatgtagtcccagctactcgggaggctgaggcagggggatcacttgagcccaggaaatcgaggctgcagtgagccatgatcacaccactgtactccagcctgggtgagagcctgtttcaaaaaaaaatttttctcaagccaggcatggtttctcatccctgtaatcccagcactttgggaggccaaggccaagatgggaggatcacttgaggccaggagttcaagaccagcctgggcaacatagggagacatcatttctttctggtttttttttttttttttggtcttattaTTTATTGTTCTAGACAGGATACCCAAGAACTAGGGAGacaccatttctacaaaaacataatattaattaaaattagccaggtgtggttgcgtgtacctgtagtccctggggaggctaaggcaggaggatcacttgagcctaggagttcgaggctgcagtgagctgattgtaccaccacactccagcctgggcaagaggctgttgcactgtctctaaaaaaaaagaaaattcagttcctcatgcAGTAGCCACATTTCATATGCTCAGCAGCACCTGTAGCAAGTGACCACCATATTGGACATTTCCATCACTGTGACAGGCTCTATTGGACAACACTGGCTCTCGCCCATGGCAGATACTGATCACTCTGGACAAGGCACTGATGTTTCTAGCTCTTGATAGTTTCACTAGCTGAGGCAGGCAACCCAGGTCTCCCTAGGTCCCCCTGAGCAAGTCACCTGTCCAAGCCCAGAGTCATCATGGAAGGCACGACCCTAAGGCATGGACGCAGGGAAGTGTAACTCATTGGGGTCTTTCACTACAAGGGCCTCCCACAAGGGATCAAGGCTCTCCTCATTACCACTTCCCCTtttagagcctcagtttccttgtctattgAGCATTAAGGGAGAtggggggccaggcacagtggctcatgcctgtaatcctagcactttgggagtccaggatgggcagatcacttgagctcagggattggagaccagcctaggaaacgtggtgaaaccccatctctaccaaaaatacaaaaattagcctggaggggtggcgggcacctgtaatcccagctactcaggaggctgaggcaggagaatcacttgaacccaggaggtggaggttgcagggagccgagattgcatccttgcactccaggctgggcgacagagtgagactccacttcaaaaaaaaaaaagggggggggggcgggggagcTGGGAAGAGGGCCTGGTGTGGCACTGGGCACCCGAGGGATTCCCAGTCAAGGCAGGCTGTGAGCAAATCAGGGAAGAAAGTGACttgagactgggcacagtggctcaggcctgtaatcccagcactttgggaggcctaggcaggtggattgcttgaggtcaggagttcgagaccagcctggccaacatggtgaaatcccatctccactaaaaatacaaaaaaattagctggctgtggtgatacgcgcctgtaatcccagctactcgggaggctgaggcaggagaattgcttgaacccgagaggcagaggttgaaatgagctgagatcatgccactgcactccagcctgggagacagagcaagactccatctcaaaaaaaaaaaacacttgagcAGATGTCCTCAAACTGAGCATGCCCCAGAATCAGCTGGGGGGGCTTGTTAAAACCCAGATTCCTGGACCCCACCCCAGCACTCTGCTTCAGTAGGCCATGTGCAGTGAggcccaggaatttgcatttctaacaagttcccaggtgatgctgttgCCACTGGGTCAGGGACCTTACGTTGAGAAGCACTGGGTTAGAGCATAAATTCTGGAACCAGACAGCCTGGGTTCGAATCCTGGCTCCATTtatctgctgtgtgaccttaagtaagtcacttaccctctctgagcctcagtttcctcacatgtgAAATGGATGTGGTGATTGACCCTCTTCTTCATGGAGGCTGAGGATTTGGTGAGATCCACAGTACCTGGCTTGTGGTGAGCTGTCCGTATGTGGGGTCCATTGTGACCATGCCCCTGGCAGGGCACGTGTCTTGACTGTCCCCTCGCCCTCAGAGTGCGCCCCCACCCCTGTGTCCAAGTGGCCGCACTCCAGACCTGAAGGCTCTACTCAACGTGGTGGACAATGCCCGGAGTTTCATCTACGTCGCTGTCATGAACTACCTGCCCACTCTGGAGTTCTCCCACCCTCGCAGGTACTGCTGGGTGTGGAGATAGGGAGCCGCTGCAGGTGgccaggagaggggagagggaatcATGGGGACCAGAAAGCTGGTGGGGGCTCCAGGCAAGGGGACAGATGGAAGAGAAGCCTCAGGGAGAGAGAGTCACCAGGAGGTGACCGGAAGAAGGTATCCAGGCACTTgagacaggagaaagagagattaCGGAGGAGACAGGGATGAGGTGTCAGGACAAGGTTTGAGGGAACAGAGAAAAGGATgagagggccgggcgtggtggctcacgcctgtaatcccaacattttggggggccaaggtgggtggatcacttgaggttaggagttcaagaccagcctggctaacatggtgaaatcccatctctcctaaaaatacaaaaattagccgggcatggtggcatgtgcttgtaatcccagctacttgagaggctgaggcaggagaattgcttgaacctgggaggtggaggttgcagtgagttgagatcgcaccactgctctccaacctgtgcaacagacagagcgagactctgtctcaaaaaaacaacaaaaaaagagaaggctcAGAATATTGGGGTTGAGGGCaggaagcctgaggcaggggtGCAGGATGTGGGATTTGGGGACGTAGGAGGCATGGGCTGGAAACAGGATGAGGGGCTTGGGGGGTGGGGACTAAAAGTGTTTGGGTTTAGGGTAGCAAGCTTGGGGATTTGTGATCCTGGGATAAGGATAACAACCATACCCACTGCAACATCCAGGTGGATGATGGCACTTGTGGGGCTCAAAGAAGGTATTCTAGGGGCAGTAGATAAGACAATgggtccgggcatggtggctcacgcctgtaatcccaacactttgggaggctgaggcggaaggatcactaggagtttgagaccagcctgggcaacataatgagaccccgtctctatagaAAAATTGGAAGATTAGCCCAGTGCGGTGACactcacctgcagtcccagctactcaggagactgaggcaggaggatcgcttgagcccaggagttggaggctgcattgagctatggtcgtgccactgcactccaccctgggtgatagagcaagaacctgtctcaaaaagaaaaaaagaggatggaccaggcgcggtggctcacgcttgtaattccagcacattgggaggccaaggcaggcagatcacctgaggtcgggagttcgagaccagcctgacaaacatggagaaactccatctctactaaaaatacaaaattagccaggcgtggtagcgcatgcctatactcctagctacccaggaggctgaggcaggagaatcgcttgaacctgggaggcagaggttgcagcgagccgagatcgcgccattgcactccagcctgggcaacaagagtgaaattccatctcaaaaaaaaagaaagaaagaaaaaaagaggatgaCAACACTGGGTTTTGAGGAGCAGGAATGGGAGCCACAGCCAGGAAGAGGAAATAGGGATGTGGGATTTATGGAGACAGGAACAGGGTCTGGGAGCCAGCGATGAGGAAGTCCTCTCAATAGCTAAAGCAGGGCCCAGGCTTGGTTCCCCAAAGCTGAGGGCAAAGCCTGTGGACACAGCCGCCCTCTGCATCCTGCCCCACCTCCTATACACCCGTCCTCAGGTTCTGGCCTGCCATTGACGATGGGCTGCGGCGGGCCGCCTACGAGCGTGGCATCAAGGTGCGCCTACTCGTCAGCTGCTGGGGACACTCGGAGCCATCCATGCGGGCCTTCCTGCTCTCCCTGGCTGCCCTGCGTGACAACCATACCCACTCTGACATCCAGGTGGTAAGCACCGCCCCAAGCCACCCCTCGGCCCATGTGTGGGGCAGTCCTAGGGACACAGCCCTCATGGGACTCGTCTCTTAACTGACAAGGACAGTCCAGAGTGAGCCCTGTCACGGTGGGGAAACCATGGGTCAGGGCCAGGGTGGTGGGGCACAGGGAgaggggccagggctgggatgAGGAGGCACAGGCAGAGGGGTTGGGGCCAGGATGGGGGTGCAGAGAGAGAGGTGTTGGGACCAGGAATGGGGACATGGGCAGGTAGAGGGGTCGGGGCTGGGATTGGGAGCAcaggcagaggggtcagggcTGGGATGGGGAGGCACAGCAGAAGGGTCGGGGCCGGGGTCGGGGGCACAGAGAGAGGGGTTAGGGCCAGGGTGGGGGGCAcaggcagaggggtcagggccaggatggaggaggcccaggcagaggggtgagggctggggtggagggCACAGAGAGAGGGTTTGGGACCAGGACTGGGGGAGTGGGCAGGTAGAGGGGTTGGGGCTGGAGATGGGGGCACAGACAGAGGGGTCAGGGCTGGGATGGAGGAGGCAcaggcagaggggtcagggctgggatgggggggcacaggcagaggggtcagggcCAGGGTGGGGGGCACAGGCAGAGGGGTCAGGACCAGGGTGGAGGCAcaggcagaggggtcagggctggggtggggatgcCCAGAGGAAGCCTCTGCCCTAGCGGGAAGGGCCAAGGAAGATGTTCTAGAAATGGGGGCATCTGAGATGAGGCCTCAGGAATGAACAGGAGCCATTCTGCAGGGAACAGTGTTTTGCAAATGAGACACCGGGGCCTCCCTTTCAGCTTTCATTCTCAGAgtgcccctctgcctggccctgTTCTGGCCCCCAAGGATTCTATGGGAAGCAGTGGAGTCCCACAGATCTGGCTCCACACCCCACTCCCTGATCCCGGGGCTCCTCCGACTCCCCATGCCCCTCACACTCCTTCCCATCCTCCCGTCACACTCAGAAACTCTTTGTGGTCCCCACGGATGAGGCCCAGGCACGAATCCCATATGCCCGTGTCAACCACAACAAGTACATGGTGACTGAACGTGCCACCTACATCGGTGAGTGTCTTGAGCACCAAGGGGCACTGAAGAAGAGGGGGTTCAGACACCAGGGGCGGCCCCCCGAGGGTGCCCTTATGCTTGACCCACTCCTCTCTAGGAACCTCCAACTGGTCTGGCAACTACTTCACGGAGACGGCGGGCACCTCACTGCTGGTGACACAGAATGGGAGGGGCGGCCTGCGGAgccagctggaggccattttcctgAGGGACTGGGACTCCCCTTACAGCCATGACCTTGACACCTCAGCTGACAGCGTGGGCAACGCCTGCCGCCTGCTCTGAGGCCCGATCCAGCGGACAGGCCAAGGCCTGCTAGGCCCCCGCGGACCCAGATGCTCTGGGTCACGGTCCCTGTCCCCGTGCCCCCGCTTCTGTTGCCCCATTGTGGCTCCTCAGGCTCTCTCCCCTGCTGTCCCACCTCTACCTCTGCCCCCACCGGCCTGACGCTGTGGCCCCGGGACCCagcagagctgggggagggatcAGCCCCCAAAGAAGTGGGGGTGCATGCTGGGCCTGGCCCCCTGGCCCACCCCCACTTTCCAGGACAAAAAGGGCCCAGGGTTATAATAAGTAAATAACTTGTCTGTACAGCCTGTGCCTGactgagtggtgtgagatgggGTACAGGGGTAGGGGACAGCTGGCATGGGCCTCTGGTGGGGACATCTTTTTGTGCTGAGCCCTCAACATGTCACTGGCATGTGCTGAGCCCTCAGTGTGTGACTGGTGTGGGTTAGCATGTACTGAGCCCTCAGCATGTGCTGGCATGGGTTGGCATGTGCTGAGCCCTTAACATGTAGTAGACATGGGCTGACCTGTGCTGAGCATGCAGTGTGCCACCCTGTGGCCTGGCATGGACTTAACACTCATGTAGGCAGCATGGGGTATGTGCTGCACAGAAGCATGTTCCCAGAGTGATCAGCAGGGACCAAACCATTGCCACATCCCAAGGCTGAACAAGCATGGCTGAGCACCAGAGTGTGCACCAAGTGTGAATTTAGGCCTGCCAAGTGGATTTACACCCAGCATGTCCCAAATGTGGATGAGTGCATGCCAACCCTGTAGACGTGTAGGAAGGACAGGTCAACAGACAAGGAGGCCCCAGCATCTGGCAAACTTGATGAACACGTACTGAACACAGCATGTTCTGAGGGTGGATTCCCCACATGCCAAACAAATAGCGTATTTAGGACATGGGTTAGTCAACCAAGCACAGCTTTTCCCTCCTAGTGTGACAGCAGCCCAGGCTCCAGCCTGAGCCAGTGGTCAAC is part of the Nomascus leucogenys isolate Asia chromosome 17, Asia_NLE_v1, whole genome shotgun sequence genome and encodes:
- the PLD3 gene encoding phospholipase D3, with translation MKPKLMYQELKVPAEEPANELPMNEIEAWKAAEKKARWVLLVLILAVVGFGALMTQLFLWEYGDLHLFGPNQRPAPCYDPCEAVLVESIPEGLDFPNASTGNPSTSQAWLGLLAGAHSSLDIASFYWTLTNNDTHTQEPSAQQGEEVLRQLQTLAPKGVNVRIAVSKPNGPQPQVDLQTLLQSGAQVRMVDMQKLTHGVLHTKFWVVDQTHFYLGSANMDWRSLTQVKELGVVMYNCSCLARDLTKIFEAYWFLGQAGSSIPSTWPRFYDTRYNQETPMEICLNGTPALAYLASAPPPLCPSGRTPDLKALLNVVDNARSFIYVAVMNYLPTLEFSHPRRFWPAIDDGLRRAAYERGIKVRLLVSCWGHSEPSMRAFLLSLAALRDNHTHSDIQVKLFVVPTDEAQARIPYARVNHNKYMVTERATYIGTSNWSGNYFTETAGTSLLVTQNGRGGLRSQLEAIFLRDWDSPYSHDLDTSADSVGNACRLL